Proteins found in one Pongo pygmaeus isolate AG05252 chromosome 8, NHGRI_mPonPyg2-v2.0_pri, whole genome shotgun sequence genomic segment:
- the FZD8 gene encoding frizzled-8: MEWGYLLEVTSLLAALALLQRSSGAAAASAKELACQEITVPLCKGIGYNYTYMPNQFNHDTQDEAGLEVHQFWPLVEIQCSPDLKFFLCSMYTPICLEDYKKPLPPCRSVCERAKAGCAPLMRQYGFAWPDRMRCDRLPEQGNPDTLCMDYNRTDLTTAAPSPPRRLPPPPPPGEQPPSGSGHGRPPGARPPHRGGGRGGGGGDAAAPPARGGGGGGKARPPGGGAAPCEPGCQCRAPMVSVSSERHPLYNRVKTGQIANCALPCHNPFFSQDERAFTVFWIGLWSVLCFVSTFATVSTFLIDMERFKYPERPIIFLSACYLFVSVGYLVRLVAGHEKVACSGGAPGAGGAGGAGSAAAGAGAAGAGAGGPGGRGEYEELGAVEQHVRYETTGPALCTVVFLLVYFFGMASSIWWVILSLTWFLAAGMKWGNEAIAGYSQYFHLAAWLVPSVKSIAVLALSSVDGDPVAGICYVGNQSLDNLRGFVLAPLVIYLFIGTMFLLAGFVSLFRIRSVIKQQDGPTKTHKLEKLMIRLGLFTVLYTVPAAVVVACLFYEQHNRPRWEATHNCPCLRDLQPDQARRPDYAVFMLKYFMCLVVGITSGVWVWSGKTLESWRSLCTRCCWASKGAAGGGGAGATAAGGGGGPGGVGGGGPGGGGGSLYSDVSTGLTWRSGTASSVSYPKQMPLSQV, translated from the coding sequence ATGGAGTGGGGTTACCTGTTGGAAGTGACCTCGCTGCTGGCCGCCTTGGCGCTGCTGCAGCGCTCTAGCGGCGCGGCGGCCGCCTCGGCCAAGGAGCTGGCATGCCAAGAGATCACCGTGCCGCTGTGTAAGGGCATCGGCTACAACTACACCTACATGCCCAACCAGTTCAACCACGACACGCAGGACGAGGCGGGCCTGGAGGTGCACCAGTTCTGGCCACTGGTGGAGATCCAGTGCTCGCCCGATCTCAAGTTCTTCCTGTGCAGCATGTACACGCCCATCTGCTTGGAGGACTACAAGAAGCCGCTGCCGCCCTGCCGCTCGGTGTGCGAGCGCGCCAAGGCCGGCTGCGCGCCGCTCATGCGCCAGTACGGCTTCGCCTGGCCCGACCGCATGCGCTGCGACCGGCTGCCCGAGCAGGGCAACCCTGATACGCTGTGCATGGACTACAACCGCACCGACCTCACCACAGCCGCGCCCAGCCCGCCGCGCcgcctgccgccgccgccgccgcccggcgAGCAGCCGCCTTCGGGCAGCGGCCACGGCCGCCCGCCGGGAGCCAGGCCCCCGCACCGCGGCGGCGGCAGGGGCGGTGGCGGCGGGGACGCGGCGGCGCCCCCAGCtcgcggcggcggcggtggcgggaAGGCGCGGCCCCCTGGCGGCGGCGCGGCTCCCTGCGAGCCCGGGTGCCAGTGCCGCGCGCCCATGGTGAGCGTGTCCAGCGAGCGCCACCCGCTCTACAACCGCGTCAAGACAGGCCAGATCGCTAACTGCGCGCTGCCCTGCCACAACCCCTTTTTCAGCCAGGACGAGCGCGCCTTCACCGTCTTCTGGATCGGCCTGTGGTCGGTGCTCTGCTTCGTGTCCACCTTCGCCACCGTCTCCACTTTCCTCATCGACATGGAGCGCTTCAAGTACCCGGAGCGGCCCATCATCTTCCTCTCGGCCTGCTACCTCTTCGTGTCGGTGGGCTACCTAGTGCGCCTGGTGGCGGGCCACGAGAAGGTGGCATGCAGCGGTGGCGCGCCGGGCGCGGGGGGCGCTGGGGGCGCGGGCAGCGCGGCGGCTGGCGCGGGCGCGgcgggcgcgggcgcgggcgGCCCGGGCGGGCGCGGCGAGTACGaggagctgggcgcggtggagCAGCACGTGCGCTACGAGACCACCGGCCCCGCGCTGTGCACCGTGGTCTTCTTGCTGGTCTACTTCTTCGGCATGGCCAGCTCCATCTGGTGGGTGATCTTGTCGCTCACGTGGTTCCTGGCGGCTGGTATGAAGTGGGGCAACGAAGCCATCGCCGGCTACTCGCAGTACTTCCACCTGGCCGCGTGGCTTGTGCCCAGCGTCAAGTCCATCGCGGTGCTGGCGCTCAGCTCGGTGGACGGCGACCCGGTGGCGGGCATCTGCTACGTAGGCAACCAGAGCCTGGACAACCTGCGCGGCTTCGTGCTGGCGCCGCTGGTCATCTACCTCTTCATCGGCACCATGTTCCTGCTGGCCGGCTTCGTGTCCCTCTTCCGCATCCGCTCGGTCATCAAGCAACAGGACGGCCCCACCAAGACGCACAAGCTGGAGAAGCTGATGATCCGCCTGGGCCTGTTCACCGTGCTCTACACCGTGCCTGCCGCGGTGGTGGTCGCCTGCCTCTTCTACGAGCAGCACAACCGCCCGCGCTGGGAGGCCACGCACAACTGCCCGTGCCTGCGGGACCTGCAGCCCGACCAGGCACGCAGGCCCGACTACGCCGTCTTCATGCTCAAGTACTTCATGTGCCTAGTGGTGGGCATCACTTCGGGCGTGTGGGTCTGGTCCGGCAAGACGCTGGAGTCCTGGCGCTCCCTGTGCACCCGCTGCTGCTGGGCCAGCAAGGGAGCCGCGGGGGGCGGGGGCGCGGGCGCCACGGCCGCGGGGGGTGGCGGCGGGCCGGGGGGCGTCGGCGGCGGGGGACCCGGCGGCGGCGGGGGCTCCCTCTACAGCGACGTCAGCACCGGCCTGACGTGGCGGTCGGGCACGGCCAGCTCCGTGTCTTATCCAAAGCAGATGCCATTGTCCCAGGTCTGA